The Babylonia areolata isolate BAREFJ2019XMU chromosome 32, ASM4173473v1, whole genome shotgun sequence genome window below encodes:
- the LOC143276731 gene encoding organic anion transporter 3-like, whose product MFHGIAGVALIASGVCFHFKDSYGLHVTGTVLSLTGKMSVSGSFNALYLYTPELFPTNLRNRALGTSVMASTIGAMIAPFSSILADHAVWAPGVIFGVLCLLAMLLLLLLPETMGRELPQNIRDLEMWYDVTSSVDSDEAPTAAKE is encoded by the exons ATGTTCCATGGCATCGCTGGGGTAGCGCTGATCGCCAGTGGAGTGTGCTTTCATTTCAAAG ACAGCTATGGTCTCCACGTCACGGGCACGGTGCTGTCGCTGACAGGGAAAATGTCCGTCAGTGGATCGTTCAATGCTCTCTACTTGTACACCCCTGAACTCTTCCCGACCAACCTCAG gAATCGAGCGTTGGGAACGTCAGTTATGGCGTCCACCATCGGGGCAATGATCGCCCCTTTCTCCAGCATACTG GCGGATCACGCCGTGTGGGCCCCAGGGGTCATCTTCGGCGTCCTCTGTCTGCTggccatgctgctgctgctgctgcttcccgAGACAATGGGGAGGGAACTCCCACAGAACATCCGGGACCTGGAGATGTGGTATGACGTCACTTCCTCCGTCGACTCAGACGAGGCACCAACTGCCGCGAAAGAGTGA